In Sporocytophaga myxococcoides DSM 11118, one DNA window encodes the following:
- a CDS encoding dienelactone hydrolase family protein, giving the protein MIELAFDKEVSVPVDSVELKGNLIIPEKATGIILFSHGSGSSRLSPRNNFVAKVLQEKGLATFLFDLLTFEEDQNYNTRFNISLLTKRLFQICNWLKENERIKDLPIGLFGSSTGAASALSVAAMTGDRIKSVVSRGGRPDLAFPYLEEVKAATLFIVGGNDQAVIELNEEAFALLSSEKKNMVIIQGATHLFEESGKLEEVAELAGNWFKEYVK; this is encoded by the coding sequence ATGATCGAACTTGCATTTGATAAAGAAGTAAGTGTACCTGTAGACTCGGTTGAGTTAAAAGGAAATCTTATTATTCCCGAGAAAGCAACAGGAATTATATTATTTTCTCACGGTAGCGGTAGCAGCAGGCTCAGTCCAAGGAATAATTTTGTCGCTAAGGTTCTCCAGGAAAAAGGCTTAGCAACATTCTTGTTTGATCTGCTTACCTTTGAAGAAGATCAAAATTACAACACGAGGTTCAATATTTCTCTACTTACGAAAAGACTCTTTCAGATTTGTAACTGGCTTAAAGAAAATGAAAGAATAAAAGACTTACCAATAGGATTGTTTGGCTCCAGTACTGGTGCCGCCTCTGCTCTAAGTGTTGCTGCAATGACGGGTGATAGGATAAAATCCGTTGTCTCGCGGGGGGGCCGTCCCGATCTTGCATTTCCTTATCTGGAAGAAGTAAAAGCTGCTACGCTGTTTATTGTCGGAGGAAATGATCAGGCTGTTATTGAATTGAACGAGGAAGCTTTTGCACTTCTAAGCTCAGAGAAAAAAAATATGGTTATTATTCAAGGAGCTACACACCTGTTTGAAGAATCCGGAAAACTGGAAGAAGTTGCCGAGCTGGCAGGAAACTGGTTTAAGGAATATGTGAAATAA
- a CDS encoding DoxX family protein, with amino-acid sequence MKYNLLVGRILFSLVFLLAIIRNFSSEAVKNASTAGVPWASIAVPLSGIIAFLGAVSIIIGYKAKIGAWLIVLYLLSATFIMHRFWADTDPMMQKMKMMNFMKNISMLGGALIISYWGAGPLSIDKNSNFK; translated from the coding sequence ATGAAGTACAATCTATTAGTTGGCAGAATTCTTTTTTCTTTAGTTTTTTTATTGGCCATAATTCGAAACTTCTCATCGGAGGCTGTAAAAAATGCATCAACAGCTGGTGTTCCTTGGGCATCTATAGCTGTACCTTTAAGTGGAATTATCGCATTTCTTGGTGCGGTTAGTATCATTATCGGATATAAAGCAAAAATTGGTGCATGGTTGATTGTCCTGTATCTACTATCTGCAACTTTTATAATGCATAGGTTTTGGGCAGATACTGACCCAATGATGCAAAAAATGAAAATGATGAATTTTATGAAAAACATTTCGATGCTTGGCGGAGCCTTAATAATCAGTTATTGGGGCGCTGGTCCACTCAGCATAGATAAGAATTCCAACTTTAAGTAA
- a CDS encoding phosphoribosyltransferase, whose protein sequence is MYGKDTGRIFTNREDAGIQLGNQLSGKFKDKNALVLAIPRGGVEVAYHVAKILNGELSVVISKKLPYPGQPELACGAIAEDESVYLSALGKRLDESTIKALIKDRLQEIKRRILEYREGKPLPNMKNRTVIIVDDGIATGSTIVPILQLCRKHEVSELIVAAPVSGNNYADLIHDLSDEVIVLEIPSSYYAVGQVYVDFHQNTDDEVISFLQKLPSSR, encoded by the coding sequence ATGTACGGGAAAGACACAGGTCGGATTTTTACTAACAGGGAAGATGCAGGTATCCAGCTGGGGAATCAGTTGTCGGGTAAATTTAAAGACAAAAACGCTTTGGTACTCGCAATACCGAGAGGTGGTGTAGAAGTAGCTTATCATGTTGCTAAAATTCTCAATGGAGAACTGTCTGTTGTTATCTCCAAAAAACTTCCTTATCCGGGTCAACCAGAACTGGCGTGTGGAGCAATTGCAGAAGATGAGTCTGTATATCTTTCCGCTCTGGGAAAACGTTTGGATGAATCAACTATTAAAGCCTTAATCAAAGATCGGCTTCAAGAGATAAAAAGAAGGATATTGGAATACAGGGAAGGTAAACCACTTCCGAATATGAAAAACCGCACAGTCATTATTGTTGATGATGGTATAGCCACAGGGTCTACAATCGTGCCGATCCTACAATTATGCCGAAAACATGAAGTATCGGAACTAATTGTAGCTGCCCCTGTTTCTGGCAACAATTACGCTGATCTTATCCATGACCTGTCAGATGAAGTAATTGTGCTGGAGATACCTTCCTCCTATTATGCAGTGGGTCAGGTATATGTTGACTTCCATCAAAACACAGACGATGAAGTTATTTCTTTCCTTCAGAAATTACCTTCTTCCAGATAA
- a CDS encoding ribose-phosphate diphosphokinase: MITDNVRIFSLNTGMQYAKEVARILGMHVASHEEREFEDGEHKIRSLERVRGKEVYIVQSLFSESTMSVNDKLCKLLFLIGSLKDACALKITLIVPYLCYARKDRKTKDWDPVTTKYLAQIIEAVGTDHVVTLDVHNLQAFQNSFRCFTDHLEAKILFADYFLTLVANEDIVIMSPDAGGMKRADEFRISLSKRLQKEFPVIFMEKKRSEGIVSGSSLVGDVKNKTVIIIDDLISSGTTLSRAASACKESGALKVYAAATHGVFSETANVNFQSNALDRIVITNSIPNIRINEELKGKKVVILDTVPLVAECIRRLHTNESLTELSY; the protein is encoded by the coding sequence ATGATTACGGACAATGTGAGAATTTTTTCTTTGAATACCGGAATGCAATACGCAAAAGAAGTTGCTAGAATTCTTGGAATGCATGTTGCATCACATGAAGAAAGAGAATTTGAAGACGGAGAACATAAGATAAGATCACTTGAACGTGTAAGAGGTAAAGAGGTATATATTGTCCAGTCTTTGTTTTCTGAAAGCACGATGAGTGTGAATGACAAATTGTGCAAGCTGCTTTTTCTGATAGGTTCGTTAAAAGATGCTTGTGCTTTAAAAATAACTTTAATAGTTCCTTACCTCTGTTATGCAAGGAAAGACAGAAAGACCAAAGATTGGGACCCTGTTACGACCAAATATCTTGCTCAAATTATTGAAGCCGTGGGAACTGATCATGTGGTAACCCTGGATGTACACAACCTTCAGGCATTTCAGAATTCTTTTCGTTGCTTCACTGATCATCTTGAAGCCAAAATTTTGTTCGCCGATTATTTTTTGACCCTGGTTGCGAATGAAGATATAGTTATTATGTCTCCTGATGCTGGAGGAATGAAAAGGGCAGATGAATTCCGCATAAGCCTGAGTAAAAGATTGCAAAAAGAATTTCCTGTTATCTTTATGGAAAAGAAAAGAAGTGAGGGTATTGTGAGTGGAAGTAGTCTTGTTGGCGATGTGAAGAACAAGACCGTAATTATCATAGATGACTTGATCAGCAGTGGAACTACTCTCTCTCGGGCAGCTTCAGCATGTAAAGAATCCGGAGCTTTAAAAGTATATGCAGCAGCTACACATGGAGTTTTCAGTGAAACTGCAAATGTCAACTTTCAATCAAATGCACTGGATAGAATTGTAATTACTAATTCCATTCCTAATATAAGAATAAATGAAGAATTAAAGGGGAAAAAAGTAGTGATTCTCGATACGGTGCCTTTGGTAGCAGAGTGTATACGGAGGCTACATACAAATGAATCTTTAACAGAATTAAGCTATTGA
- a CDS encoding sensor histidine kinase: MDHKIYKRNKLPLKTNNFFDYILDNSQIAAIFILDKNGIILGISQGVLRSYGYFPDELIGKHFSVLFIEEDRLSKKPEIEIGMVMNQGFATDFNYIRHKDGTNVWTTGESVFVKDDDGEVYIIKNVQQLNQEKLLEDFLRASEKKQNLLSEIINSVEHGIILFKALRNENQEIFDFEYILLNTATEKLLGRKKEELIGKRWLNEYPNMKEIGNFELHVKTMTTGVTQTTEFKYVHQGFNNWFKNKFIRVGQDKLLVTFDDITQQKLINLTLEEKIKEKTEEYLKANQELLGINEYLDRYAYVISHDLKAPLATIEGLVPFIAEDFTNKPIDESGFEMLDMIKTKTQDMRKIIEEVLQSAKKEKRSKEVINLYHLVQEVLVTLNPPKHFHILVQHSLPIVSYNRTALMQILQNIIGNAIKYMDKQQPLIQITFEDLEDSFLICIKDNGPGIPPENLTKIFNPFETAHTNKGIESYGLGLSIVKQLVEENKGKIWAESIVGQECKFRFTILK, translated from the coding sequence ATGGATCATAAGATTTATAAGAGAAACAAGCTTCCTTTAAAAACCAATAATTTTTTTGATTATATACTTGATAATTCACAAATAGCAGCCATTTTTATTTTGGACAAGAATGGCATAATCCTTGGCATCAGCCAGGGTGTCTTGCGGTCTTATGGTTATTTCCCAGATGAGTTAATTGGCAAACATTTCTCAGTTCTCTTTATCGAAGAAGACAGGTTATCAAAGAAACCTGAAATTGAAATTGGCATGGTGATGAACCAGGGTTTCGCAACTGACTTTAATTATATCCGGCATAAGGATGGTACCAATGTATGGACAACTGGTGAAAGTGTATTTGTTAAAGATGATGACGGAGAAGTTTACATTATTAAAAATGTTCAACAATTAAATCAGGAAAAGCTTTTAGAAGATTTCTTAAGGGCTTCAGAGAAAAAACAAAATTTATTATCCGAAATTATCAACTCAGTAGAACATGGTATTATACTATTCAAGGCATTAAGAAATGAGAACCAGGAAATATTTGACTTTGAATATATACTTTTAAATACTGCAACGGAAAAGCTACTTGGAAGAAAGAAAGAAGAATTGATAGGAAAAAGATGGTTAAATGAATATCCAAATATGAAAGAGATTGGGAACTTTGAACTTCACGTAAAGACAATGACGACCGGAGTAACCCAAACTACAGAATTCAAATACGTCCATCAAGGATTTAATAATTGGTTTAAGAACAAATTTATAAGAGTCGGACAAGATAAATTACTCGTTACATTTGATGACATAACCCAACAAAAGCTTATTAATCTTACACTAGAAGAGAAAATCAAAGAAAAGACTGAAGAATATCTAAAAGCTAATCAAGAGCTTTTAGGAATAAATGAATATCTGGATCGCTATGCCTACGTAATCTCCCATGACCTTAAAGCTCCTCTTGCAACAATTGAAGGCCTGGTTCCCTTTATAGCAGAAGATTTCACTAATAAACCTATTGATGAATCTGGATTTGAAATGCTAGATATGATCAAGACTAAAACTCAGGATATGCGGAAAATTATAGAAGAAGTTTTGCAATCCGCCAAAAAAGAAAAGAGATCTAAAGAAGTCATTAATTTATATCATTTAGTCCAGGAAGTACTTGTAACCTTAAATCCCCCAAAGCATTTTCATATACTCGTTCAACATTCTTTACCTATCGTATCCTATAATAGAACGGCTTTGATGCAAATCCTTCAAAATATAATTGGAAATGCTATAAAGTATATGGATAAACAACAGCCACTGATTCAGATAACTTTTGAAGATCTCGAGGATTCCTTTCTGATATGCATAAAAGATAACGGGCCTGGTATTCCTCCGGAAAACTTGACGAAAATTTTTAACCCCTTTGAAACAGCACATACCAATAAAGGAATTGAAAGTTATGGTCTAGGCCTCTCAATAGTTAAACAGTTAGTGGAAGAGAATAAAGGTAAAATATGGGCGGAGAGTATTGTGGGGCAAGAATGTAAATTTCGCTTTACTATACTTAAATAA
- a CDS encoding dihydrofolate reductase family protein, whose amino-acid sequence MRKIIVSSMISLDGVMQAPGGPEEDTSGGFKYGGWTASFDDEVSAEVMKKQMEPADLLLGRKTFEIWEAYWPEHSDYWPGINDVTKYVLSNTIKKSDWRNSVFLTSLEDIKKLKNSNGSAIQVWGSSELIQLLLKNDLVDELWLKIFPVTLGSGKKLFDNGPIPAAFTLTESVVTPSGVIIANYKRAGEVKTGTVGA is encoded by the coding sequence ATGAGGAAAATAATTGTCTCATCTATGATCTCATTAGATGGTGTAATGCAAGCGCCGGGAGGGCCGGAAGAGGATACATCCGGCGGTTTCAAATATGGAGGCTGGACGGCATCTTTTGATGATGAGGTTTCTGCTGAAGTTATGAAAAAGCAGATGGAACCAGCAGATCTTCTTCTGGGCAGAAAAACATTTGAGATCTGGGAAGCTTATTGGCCCGAACATTCAGACTATTGGCCAGGTATCAATGATGTCACAAAATATGTTTTGAGTAACACCATCAAAAAGTCAGATTGGAGAAACTCAGTTTTTCTTACAAGTCTGGAAGATATCAAAAAGCTTAAAAATTCAAATGGTTCTGCTATTCAGGTTTGGGGCAGTAGCGAGCTTATTCAGCTACTACTTAAAAATGATCTGGTGGATGAACTCTGGCTCAAAATTTTCCCGGTGACTCTTGGTAGTGGGAAAAAGCTGTTTGATAATGGCCCGATTCCCGCAGCTTTTACATTAACAGAAAGTGTTGTTACTCCAAGCGGCGTTATTATTGCCAATTATAAGAGAGCTGGAGAAGTTAAGACTGGTACAGTGGGTGCTTAA
- a CDS encoding Ig-like domain-containing protein — MKSLKRSCDGSLITIDANFNSTEISNLQYYNGNSLIGQNEQQPYSYNLTHLPTCSYKI; from the coding sequence ATGAAATCATTAAAAAGGAGTTGTGATGGCTCTTTAATTACGATTGATGCTAATTTCAATAGTACAGAAATAAGCAATCTTCAATACTACAATGGAAATTCTTTGATAGGTCAAAACGAACAACAACCATACAGTTATAACTTGACTCATTTACCAACTTGCTCATATAAAATTTAG